The Myroides fluvii region GTGTTTGAATTGTTGTTACAAGAAAATAACAATCCCGCTAATCCTAATACGAAAATACCTTTTTTCATTTTTGATTTTTTTAAAAACATGTAAAATTAAAAAAACTTTTAATGTTTACTACATTATTTCAATTTATATCTAACTATAAATTATACTTATACCTAATGTAATAACCATAAATAAAAGCTATTCAAACAAGATCTCCTAGCTTCTTTTAAATCTATTATCTTTTTTTATTTATAACTATACTTGTATGAACAGCTAAAAATAGCTTAAAACGCTTTAAAATAGTTTTTATCCAGCATTTTTACTCTTTTTGATCTAAAATTGAATCTAATTCCTCACCTTGGATAAACAATAAACCAAAGAAGAATATTCCATCGAATTTCGAGCTTCCACATTAGAACGCAATCCTATAAAAAAAGCTTTGATCCAATTCTTCTTTCCAGTTTTGTATTCTTCTGATAAAAGAGACACGTAAAAACTATCAAAGAGCATCGGCTGCAATTCGTCAACTTGAAAATTAAAGTTTGCAAAAATAGAAGCTATCGACTTTTGAGAAAAATGCCAAAGATGACGAGGTACATCAAAAGCAGCCCAATATTCTTTATAATAAATAGCATCATATGATTTGTAATTGGGAACAGCTACAATTAATTTTCCTTCGGGTTTCAATAAACGATACAATTCTGAAATTTGTTCTTCTAAATTGGGAACATGTTCCAAAACATGCCAAAGGGTAATTACGTCGAAAGAATGATTGGGTAACTCACACAATTGAGGTACTATTTTAATTTCTTTTTTTGAAGCTAATCCCCTTGCTTTTTCACTCGGTTCAAATCCTGTTGCGTCCCACCCTCTTTTTTTTGCTTCAACTAAAAAATCACCTGTACCACAACCAATATCCAAAATGGAACCCGCCACAATATTTTGTCTAAACAACAAGTCTACTTTTTTTCGCAACGCAATTCTTTTTACACTTTGGTACAGACGCTCGAATATATTTCGCTTTCCATCTGTATGCGAAATATAATTTTCGCTTTGGTAATAACGACCTAAATTTTCTTCGGCTGGCATCGGATCGGTTTGCAACAAATCATAGGTACGATTATAATATAAAGAAAACACTTCTTGAGAAACGGTATAATCTTTTACCTCCAAAAATTTTTCATCTTTACTAAAATTCATTTTTTCCATTTAATTTTTCACTATTAAATCCACTACTTCCTTTCTATTCTTAGAACATCCAAATGCCTTTCAAATTTAAAATTTATTCCAACAATAACCTCTTTACTTTTTTTATTTTTTAATTTCTATACCCGAATAAAAATTTGAAACTATTTTAGATTTGGTATTTTTTAGTCGATTACTTTTAAAGCTATTTTTTT contains the following coding sequences:
- a CDS encoding class I SAM-dependent methyltransferase — its product is MNFSKDEKFLEVKDYTVSQEVFSLYYNRTYDLLQTDPMPAEENLGRYYQSENYISHTDGKRNIFERLYQSVKRIALRKKVDLLFRQNIVAGSILDIGCGTGDFLVEAKKRGWDATGFEPSEKARGLASKKEIKIVPQLCELPNHSFDVITLWHVLEHVPNLEEQISELYRLLKPEGKLIVAVPNYKSYDAIYYKEYWAAFDVPRHLWHFSQKSIASIFANFNFQVDELQPMLFDSFYVSLLSEEYKTGKKNWIKAFFIGLRSNVEARNSMEYSSLVYCLSKVRN